The following are from one region of the Brienomyrus brachyistius isolate T26 chromosome 4, BBRACH_0.4, whole genome shotgun sequence genome:
- the LOC125740402 gene encoding uncharacterized protein LOC125740402 isoform X7, whose protein sequence is MSVAASLSLLLVAASLSLLPVAASLSLLSVTASLSLLSVSASLSLLSVSASLSLLSVSASLSLLSVADSLSLLLVADSLSLLLVADSLSLLSVADSLSLLPVAASLSLLPVAASLSLLSVAASLSLLSVSASLSLLSVADSLSLLSVADSLSLLSVADSLSLLLVADSLSLLPVADSLSLLPVADSLSLLPVADSLSLLSVSASLSLLPVADSLSLLPVAASLSLLPVAASLSLLPVAASLSLLPVVDSLSLLSAAASLSLLPVAASLSLLSVSDSLSLLSVSDSLSLLPVSASLSLLPVADSLSLLPVAASLSLLPVADSLSLLPAAASLSLLPVASSLSLLSVSDSLSLLSVSDSLSLLPLSASLSLLSVADSLSHTLAFSPTLALPHLKTAPKENVNSLYFNQSEDASLKILNQFCRFLR, encoded by the coding sequence CTGCCtcactgtccctcctgtctgtcagtgcctcactgtccctcctgtctgtcagtgcctcactgtccctcctgtctgtcagtgcctcactgtccctcctgtctgTAGCTGACTCACTGTCCCTCCTGCTTGTAGCTGACTCACTGTCCCTCCTGCTTGTAGCTGACtcactgtccctcctgtctgTAGCTGACtcactgtccctcctgcctgtagctgcctcactgtccctcctgcctGTAGCTGCCTCACTGTCCCTCCTATCTGTCGCTGCCTCACTGTCCCTCCTATCTGTCAGTGCCTCACTGTCCCTCCTATCAGTAGCTGACTCACTGTCCCTCCTATCAGTAGCTGACTCACTGTCCCTCCTATCAGTAGCTGACTCACTGTCCCTCCTGCTTGTAGCTGACTCACTGTCCCTCTTGCCTGTAGCTGACTCACTGTCCCTCTTGCCTGTAGCTGACtcactgtccctcctgcctGTAGCTGACtcactgtccctcctgtctgtcAGTGCCTCACTGTCTCTCCTGCCTGTAGCTGACtcactgtccctcctgcctgtagctgcctcactgtccctcctgcctgtagctgcctcactgtccctcctgcctgtagctgcctcactgtccctcctgcctGTAGTTGACTCATTGTCCCTCCTGTCTGCTGCTGCCTCACTGTCTCTCCTGCCTGTAGCTGCCtcactgtccctcctgtctgtcagtgactcactgtccctcctgtctgtcAGTGACTCACTGTCCCTTCTGCCTGTCAGTGCCTCACTGTCTCTCCTGCCTGTAGCTGACtcactgtccctcctgcctgtagctgcctcactgtccctcctgcctGTAGCTGACtcactgtccctcctgcctgctgctgcctcactgtctctcctgcctgtagcttcctcactgtccctcctgtctgtcagtgactcactgtccctcctgtctgtcagtgactcactgtccctcctgcctctcagTGCCTCACTGTCTCTCCTGTCTGTAGCTGACTCACTCTCTCACACTCTTGCTTTCTCTCCCACCCTCGCTCTCCCTCACTTAAAAACTGCTCCAAAGGAAAACGTGAACAGTTTGTATTTTAACCAGAGTGAGGATGCcagtttaaaaatattaaatcaaTTTTGCAGGTTCCTGCGGTAG
- the LOC125740402 gene encoding uncharacterized protein LOC125740402 isoform X6 → MSVAASLSLLLVAASLSLLPVAASLSLLSVSASLSLLSVTASLSLLSVSASLSLLSVSASLSLLSVSASLSLLSVADSLSLLLVADSLSLLLVADSLSLLSVADSLSLLPVAASLSLLPVAASLSLLSVAASLSLLSVSASLSLLSVADSLSLLSVADSLSLLSVADSLSLLLVADSLSLLPVADSLSLLPVADSLSLLPVADSLSLLSVSASLSLLPVADSLSLLPVAASLSLLPVAASLSLLPVAASLSLLPVVDSLSLLSAAASLSLLPVAASLSLLSVSDSLSLLSVSDSLSLLPVSASLSLLPVADSLSLLPVAASLSLLPVADSLSLLPAAASLSLLPVASSLSLLSVSDSLSLLSVSDSLSLLPLSASLSLLSVADSLSHTLAFSPTLALPHLKTAPKENVNSLYFNQSEDASLKILNQFCRFLR, encoded by the coding sequence CTGCCtcactgtccctcctgtctgtcagtgcctcactgtccctcctgtctgtcagtgcctcactgtccctcctgtctgtcagtgcctcactgtccctcctgtctgTAGCTGACTCACTGTCCCTCCTGCTTGTAGCTGACTCACTGTCCCTCCTGCTTGTAGCTGACtcactgtccctcctgtctgTAGCTGACtcactgtccctcctgcctgtagctgcctcactgtccctcctgcctGTAGCTGCCTCACTGTCCCTCCTATCTGTCGCTGCCTCACTGTCCCTCCTATCTGTCAGTGCCTCACTGTCCCTCCTATCAGTAGCTGACTCACTGTCCCTCCTATCAGTAGCTGACTCACTGTCCCTCCTATCAGTAGCTGACTCACTGTCCCTCCTGCTTGTAGCTGACTCACTGTCCCTCTTGCCTGTAGCTGACTCACTGTCCCTCTTGCCTGTAGCTGACtcactgtccctcctgcctGTAGCTGACtcactgtccctcctgtctgtcAGTGCCTCACTGTCTCTCCTGCCTGTAGCTGACtcactgtccctcctgcctgtagctgcctcactgtccctcctgcctgtagctgcctcactgtccctcctgcctgtagctgcctcactgtccctcctgcctGTAGTTGACTCATTGTCCCTCCTGTCTGCTGCTGCCTCACTGTCTCTCCTGCCTGTAGCTGCCtcactgtccctcctgtctgtcagtgactcactgtccctcctgtctgtcAGTGACTCACTGTCCCTTCTGCCTGTCAGTGCCTCACTGTCTCTCCTGCCTGTAGCTGACtcactgtccctcctgcctgtagctgcctcactgtccctcctgcctGTAGCTGACtcactgtccctcctgcctgctgctgcctcactgtctctcctgcctgtagcttcctcactgtccctcctgtctgtcagtgactcactgtccctcctgtctgtcagtgactcactgtccctcctgcctctcagTGCCTCACTGTCTCTCCTGTCTGTAGCTGACTCACTCTCTCACACTCTTGCTTTCTCTCCCACCCTCGCTCTCCCTCACTTAAAAACTGCTCCAAAGGAAAACGTGAACAGTTTGTATTTTAACCAGAGTGAGGATGCcagtttaaaaatattaaatcaaTTTTGCAGGTTCCTGCGGTAG
- the LOC125740402 gene encoding uncharacterized protein LOC125740402 isoform X3 has protein sequence MSVAASLSLLLVAASLSLLPVAASLSLLSVTASLSLLSVSASLSLLSVSASLSLLSVSASLSLLPVADSLSLLLVADSLSLLPVAASLSLLPVAASLSLLPVAASLSLLPVAASLSLLPVAASLSLLPVAASLSLLPVAASLSLLPVAASLSLLPVVDSLSLLSAAASLSLLPVAASLSLLLVAASLSLLPVAASLSLLSVSASLSLLSVSASLSLLSVSASLSLLSVADSLSLLLVADSLSLLLVADSLSLLSVADSLSLLPVAASLSLLPVAASLSLLSVAASLSLLSVSASLSLLSVADSLSLLSVADSLSLLSVADSLSLLLVADSLSLLPVADSLSLLPVADSLSLLPVADSLSLLSVSASLSLLPVADSLSLLPVAASLSLLPVAASLSLLPVAASLSLLPVVDSLSLLSAAASLSLLPVAASLSLLSVSDSLSLLSVSDSLSLLPVSASLSLLPVADSLSLLPVAASLSLLPVADSLSLLPAAASLSLLPVASSLSLLSVSDSLSLLSVSDSLSLLPLSASLSLLSVADSLSHTLAFSPTLALPHLKTAPKENVNSLYFNQSEDASLKILNQFCRFLR, from the coding sequence cctgtctgtcagtgcctcactgtccctcctgtctgtcagtgcctcactgtccctcctgtctgtcAGTGCCTCACTGTCTCTCCTGCCTGTAGCTGACTCACTGTCCCTCCTGCTTGTAGCTGACTCACTGTCTCTCCTGCCTGTAGCTGCCtcactgtccctcctgcctgtagctgcctcactgtccctcctgcctgtagctgcctcactgtccctcctgcctgtagctgcctcactgtccctcctgcctgtagctgcctcactgtccctcctgcctgtagctgcctcactgtccctccttcctgtagctgcctcactgtccctcctgcctgtagctgcctcactgtccctcctgcctGTAGTTGACTCATTGTCCCTCCTGTCTGCTGCTGCCTCACTGTCTCTCCTGCCTGTAGCTGCCTCACTGTCCCTCCTGCTTGTAGCTGCCTCACTGTCCCTACTGCCTGTAGCTGCCtcactgtccctcctgtctgtcagtgcctcactgtccctcctgtctgtcagtgcctcactgtccctcctgtctgtcagtgcctcactgtccctcctgtctgTAGCTGACTCACTGTCCCTCCTGCTTGTAGCTGACTCACTGTCCCTCCTGCTTGTAGCTGACtcactgtccctcctgtctgTAGCTGACtcactgtccctcctgcctgtagctgcctcactgtccctcctgcctGTAGCTGCCTCACTGTCCCTCCTATCTGTCGCTGCCTCACTGTCCCTCCTATCTGTCAGTGCCTCACTGTCCCTCCTATCAGTAGCTGACTCACTGTCCCTCCTATCAGTAGCTGACTCACTGTCCCTCCTATCAGTAGCTGACTCACTGTCCCTCCTGCTTGTAGCTGACTCACTGTCCCTCTTGCCTGTAGCTGACTCACTGTCCCTCTTGCCTGTAGCTGACtcactgtccctcctgcctGTAGCTGACtcactgtccctcctgtctgtcAGTGCCTCACTGTCTCTCCTGCCTGTAGCTGACtcactgtccctcctgcctgtagctgcctcactgtccctcctgcctgtagctgcctcactgtccctcctgcctgtagctgcctcactgtccctcctgcctGTAGTTGACTCATTGTCCCTCCTGTCTGCTGCTGCCTCACTGTCTCTCCTGCCTGTAGCTGCCtcactgtccctcctgtctgtcagtgactcactgtccctcctgtctgtcAGTGACTCACTGTCCCTTCTGCCTGTCAGTGCCTCACTGTCTCTCCTGCCTGTAGCTGACtcactgtccctcctgcctgtagctgcctcactgtccctcctgcctGTAGCTGACtcactgtccctcctgcctgctgctgcctcactgtctctcctgcctgtagcttcctcactgtccctcctgtctgtcagtgactcactgtccctcctgtctgtcagtgactcactgtccctcctgcctctcagTGCCTCACTGTCTCTCCTGTCTGTAGCTGACTCACTCTCTCACACTCTTGCTTTCTCTCCCACCCTCGCTCTCCCTCACTTAAAAACTGCTCCAAAGGAAAACGTGAACAGTTTGTATTTTAACCAGAGTGAGGATGCcagtttaaaaatattaaatcaaTTTTGCAGGTTCCTGCGGTAG
- the LOC125740402 gene encoding uncharacterized protein LOC125740402 isoform X2 yields the protein MSVAASLSLLLVAASLSLLPVAASLSLLSVSASLSLLSVTASLSLLSVSASLSLLSVSASLSLLSVSASLSLLPVADSLSLLLVADSLSLLPVAASLSLLPVAASLSLLPVAASLSLLPVAASLSLLPVAASLSLLPVAASLSLLPVAASLSLLPVAASLSLLPVVDSLSLLSAAASLSLLPVAASLSLLLVAASLSLLPVAASLSLLSVSASLSLLSVSASLSLLSVSASLSLLSVADSLSLLLVADSLSLLLVADSLSLLSVADSLSLLPVAASLSLLPVAASLSLLSVAASLSLLSVSASLSLLSVADSLSLLSVADSLSLLSVADSLSLLLVADSLSLLPVADSLSLLPVADSLSLLPVADSLSLLSVSASLSLLPVADSLSLLPVAASLSLLPVAASLSLLPVAASLSLLPVVDSLSLLSAAASLSLLPVAASLSLLSVSDSLSLLSVSDSLSLLPVSASLSLLPVADSLSLLPVAASLSLLPVADSLSLLPAAASLSLLPVASSLSLLSVSDSLSLLSVSDSLSLLPLSASLSLLSVADSLSHTLAFSPTLALPHLKTAPKENVNSLYFNQSEDASLKILNQFCRFLR from the coding sequence cctgtctgtcagtgcctcactgtccctcctgtctgtcagtgcctcactgtccctcctgtctgtcAGTGCCTCACTGTCTCTCCTGCCTGTAGCTGACTCACTGTCCCTCCTGCTTGTAGCTGACTCACTGTCTCTCCTGCCTGTAGCTGCCtcactgtccctcctgcctgtagctgcctcactgtccctcctgcctgtagctgcctcactgtccctcctgcctgtagctgcctcactgtccctcctgcctgtagctgcctcactgtccctcctgcctgtagctgcctcactgtccctccttcctgtagctgcctcactgtccctcctgcctgtagctgcctcactgtccctcctgcctGTAGTTGACTCATTGTCCCTCCTGTCTGCTGCTGCCTCACTGTCTCTCCTGCCTGTAGCTGCCTCACTGTCCCTCCTGCTTGTAGCTGCCTCACTGTCCCTACTGCCTGTAGCTGCCtcactgtccctcctgtctgtcagtgcctcactgtccctcctgtctgtcagtgcctcactgtccctcctgtctgtcagtgcctcactgtccctcctgtctgTAGCTGACTCACTGTCCCTCCTGCTTGTAGCTGACTCACTGTCCCTCCTGCTTGTAGCTGACtcactgtccctcctgtctgTAGCTGACtcactgtccctcctgcctgtagctgcctcactgtccctcctgcctGTAGCTGCCTCACTGTCCCTCCTATCTGTCGCTGCCTCACTGTCCCTCCTATCTGTCAGTGCCTCACTGTCCCTCCTATCAGTAGCTGACTCACTGTCCCTCCTATCAGTAGCTGACTCACTGTCCCTCCTATCAGTAGCTGACTCACTGTCCCTCCTGCTTGTAGCTGACTCACTGTCCCTCTTGCCTGTAGCTGACTCACTGTCCCTCTTGCCTGTAGCTGACtcactgtccctcctgcctGTAGCTGACtcactgtccctcctgtctgtcAGTGCCTCACTGTCTCTCCTGCCTGTAGCTGACtcactgtccctcctgcctgtagctgcctcactgtccctcctgcctgtagctgcctcactgtccctcctgcctgtagctgcctcactgtccctcctgcctGTAGTTGACTCATTGTCCCTCCTGTCTGCTGCTGCCTCACTGTCTCTCCTGCCTGTAGCTGCCtcactgtccctcctgtctgtcagtgactcactgtccctcctgtctgtcAGTGACTCACTGTCCCTTCTGCCTGTCAGTGCCTCACTGTCTCTCCTGCCTGTAGCTGACtcactgtccctcctgcctgtagctgcctcactgtccctcctgcctGTAGCTGACtcactgtccctcctgcctgctgctgcctcactgtctctcctgcctgtagcttcctcactgtccctcctgtctgtcagtgactcactgtccctcctgtctgtcagtgactcactgtccctcctgcctctcagTGCCTCACTGTCTCTCCTGTCTGTAGCTGACTCACTCTCTCACACTCTTGCTTTCTCTCCCACCCTCGCTCTCCCTCACTTAAAAACTGCTCCAAAGGAAAACGTGAACAGTTTGTATTTTAACCAGAGTGAGGATGCcagtttaaaaatattaaatcaaTTTTGCAGGTTCCTGCGGTAG